One stretch of Chiroxiphia lanceolata isolate bChiLan1 chromosome 1, bChiLan1.pri, whole genome shotgun sequence DNA includes these proteins:
- the CMTM6 gene encoding CKLF-like MARVEL transmembrane domain-containing protein 6: protein MENGAVYNETTEPEAKRPRRRPFGCTLRHLPGWRLPAKAVQAIFSFVAVTCEEIVEDCSSCGGLYFFEFTSCSAFLLSLLILSVYCTDVYETLGEDKVEKLNFWAMPVIAAWFVLASIVFALTSSGSAVESAACTFGFLASIAFVVEFVIQCIHRRKQNVAGQSENPRNTPRATENQPLNKQT, encoded by the exons atGGAGAACGGTGCCGTCTACAACGAGACCACCGAACCGGAGGCGaagcggccccgccgccgccccttCGGCTGCACCCTGCGGCACCTGCCGGGGTGGCGGCTGCCGGCGAAGGCGGTCCAGGCG attttctcctttgtgGCTGTTACTTGTGAAGAAATTGTGGAGGATTGCAGCAGTTGTGGTGGACTTTACTTCTTTGAATTCACTAGCTGCAGTGCCTTTCTTTTGAGCCTCCTGATTCTGTCTGTGTATTGCACTGATGTATATGAAACACTGGGGGAAGATAAAGTAGAGAAACTG aatttttggGCCATGCCAGTCATAGCTGCCTGGTTTGTGTTAGCATCGATAGTGTTTGCTCTGaccagctctggctctgctgtTGAAAGTGCTGCATGT ACATTTGGATTTCTTGCAAGTATTGCATTTGTAGTTGAATTTGTTATACAGTGCATTCACAGGCGAAAACAAAACGTCGCTGGACAATCTGAAAATCCTCGTAACACTCCGAGAGCCACAGAAAATCAGCCATTGAATAAACAAACCTAA